In Mycolicibacterium nivoides, the DNA window CCTGCTGCTCTGTGATGGTGAGCTGCCCGCGCTTGGTGCTCAGGAACGTCACGCCCCACGACAGCACCGTCACCAGCCGGCTCTTGAACCCGACGATGTACACCAGGTGCAGCACCAGCCAGCACAGCCAGGCGAAGAACCCGGAGAACTCGACCGGGCCGACCTTGGCCACCGCGGAGAACCGCGACACCGTGGCCATCGAGCCCTTGTCGAAGTACTCGAACGGGGACCGGATCTTCGGGCTGGTGCCGGCGACCTCACGCTTGATCAGCTTGGCCGCGTACCGGCCGCCCTGGATCGCGCCCTGAGCGACACCGGGAACCCCGTCCACGGCGGCCATGTCACCGACCACGAACACGTTCGGATGGCCAGGCAGCGTGAGGTCGGGCTGCACCTTGACCCGGCCCGCCCGGTCCAGTTCGACCCCGGACTGCTCGGCCAGGTCCTTACCCAGCGGGCTGGCCGAGACACCGGCCGACCACACCTTGCAGGCCGACTCGATGCGGCGCAGCGTGCCGTCGGAATCCTTGACCGTCAGGCCGTTGCGGTCGACATCGGTCACCATGGCGCCGAGCTGAACCTCGACCCCCATCTTCTCCAGCCGTGCCTGGGCCCGTTTGCCCAGCTTCTCGCCCATCGGCGGCAGCACCGCCGGCGCGGCGTCGAGCAGGATCACCCGCGCCTCGGTGGGATCGATGTGGCGGAAGCTGCCGCGCAGCGTCTGATCGGCCAATTCGGCGATCTGCCCGGCCATTTCGACACCGGTCGGTCCGGCACCCACCACGGTGAAGGTGAGCAGCTTGGCCCGGCGCACCGGGTCACTGGAACGCTCGGCCTGC includes these proteins:
- a CDS encoding NAD(P)/FAD-dependent oxidoreductase, giving the protein MSHPGATASDRHKVVIIGSGFGGLTAAKTLKRADVDVKLIARTTHHLFQPLLYQVATGIISEGEIAPATRVILRKQKNAQVLLGDVTHIDLENQTVDSVLLGHTYSTPYDSLIIAAGAGQSYFGNDHFAEFAPGMKSIDDALELRGRILGAFEQAERSSDPVRRAKLLTFTVVGAGPTGVEMAGQIAELADQTLRGSFRHIDPTEARVILLDAAPAVLPPMGEKLGKRAQARLEKMGVEVQLGAMVTDVDRNGLTVKDSDGTLRRIESACKVWSAGVSASPLGKDLAEQSGVELDRAGRVKVQPDLTLPGHPNVFVVGDMAAVDGVPGVAQGAIQGGRYAAKLIKREVAGTSPKIRSPFEYFDKGSMATVSRFSAVAKVGPVEFSGFFAWLCWLVLHLVYIVGFKSRLVTVLSWGVTFLSTKRGQLTITEQQAYARTRIEELEEIAASVQETEKAAS